The following coding sequences are from one Malaciobacter pacificus window:
- a CDS encoding type I secretion system permease/ATPase translates to MPHTDNIDFNSIKEYNRENSILDTLTIYCKMNGRPYSKESLIAGLPVEAGRNIPILFSKSNSKSLFSRAASKAGFKTKILRTKLYDINPLTLPCILLLDNKKDKDELEACILLGFDDEYKHAKVIFPEVPDVESLVPIEELEKRYFGFSILLKKELDFKENKSSLSIKESHWLWGSVKIVRNVYRDVIIASLLINLFVLSTPLFTMNVYDRVIPNNAVDTLWVFAFGVVFIYAIDIALKFLRSYFLETAAKKTDVIASSIIFEKVLDLKMSSVPNSVGSLANILKEFESIRGFLTSSTIALLIDVPFIFIFLIAIYFIGGYLVMVPISIIIIILIYTFYSKIKLANSIKESYDAGSNKNGVLIESLSSIETIKSLGATGYSQWRWEEATSKIADKSIDTKMISSSITTVTSFLVQLNTVALVILGTYLIMDNELTMGGLIATIIISSRAISPMGQVSSLLSTFQHTKTTYEALNDIMNLPVEHPQGKKFVTRPEYKGKINFRNVSFKYPNADNETLSNISFSVEPGEKVAIIGKIGSGKTTIQKLLVSLYDPTEGSILIDNIDIKQLDPSELRKHIAYVSQDVLLFDGTVKENIVYRTPNIDDEKILEAARISGVLDFVNKHPKGFDMPVGERGSFLSGGQKQAISIARSILLPYPIVLFDEPTSSMDTSSENRFINSIRNYQENKTVILVTHKTSLLKLVDRIIVVEDGQIVLDGKKDIIINKLNNKK, encoded by the coding sequence ATGCCACATACTGATAATATTGATTTTAACTCTATAAAAGAGTACAACCGAGAAAACTCAATTTTAGATACTCTTACTATTTATTGTAAAATGAATGGTAGACCTTATTCAAAAGAGTCACTAATTGCAGGTTTACCTGTTGAAGCTGGAAGAAATATTCCTATTTTATTTTCTAAATCAAATTCTAAATCACTTTTTTCAAGAGCTGCCTCAAAAGCAGGTTTTAAAACTAAGATTTTAAGAACTAAGTTATATGATATTAATCCATTAACATTACCATGTATTTTACTTTTAGATAATAAAAAAGATAAAGACGAATTAGAAGCATGTATTCTTTTAGGTTTTGATGATGAATATAAACATGCAAAGGTGATTTTCCCTGAAGTTCCTGATGTTGAAAGTTTAGTTCCAATTGAAGAATTAGAAAAAAGATATTTTGGATTTTCAATTCTTCTTAAAAAAGAACTTGATTTTAAAGAAAATAAATCATCATTATCTATAAAAGAAAGTCACTGGTTATGGGGAAGTGTTAAAATCGTAAGAAATGTTTATAGAGATGTAATTATTGCTTCACTATTAATAAACTTATTTGTATTATCAACTCCACTTTTTACTATGAATGTATATGACAGAGTAATTCCAAATAATGCAGTTGATACACTTTGGGTATTTGCTTTTGGTGTAGTTTTTATTTATGCCATTGATATCGCACTAAAGTTTTTACGTTCATATTTTTTAGAAACTGCTGCAAAGAAAACAGATGTTATCGCTTCTTCAATTATATTTGAAAAAGTGCTAGATTTAAAAATGTCTTCTGTTCCTAATTCAGTTGGCTCTTTAGCTAATATTTTAAAAGAGTTTGAAAGTATTAGAGGTTTTTTAACTTCATCTACAATTGCACTTTTAATTGATGTACCATTTATTTTTATATTTTTAATTGCTATATATTTTATTGGTGGATATTTAGTTATGGTGCCAATTTCTATTATTATAATTATTCTAATTTATACATTTTATTCAAAAATTAAATTAGCAAATAGTATTAAAGAGTCATACGATGCAGGTTCAAATAAAAATGGAGTTTTAATAGAAAGTTTGTCTTCAATTGAAACTATTAAATCTTTAGGTGCTACTGGTTATTCTCAATGGAGATGGGAAGAAGCGACATCAAAAATTGCAGATAAAAGTATAGATACAAAAATGATATCTTCTTCAATTACTACTGTTACATCTTTTTTAGTACAGTTAAATACAGTTGCCTTGGTAATTCTAGGTACATATTTAATTATGGATAATGAACTTACAATGGGAGGTTTAATTGCAACGATTATTATTTCATCACGTGCTATTTCACCTATGGGACAAGTATCATCACTGTTATCAACATTTCAACATACAAAAACTACATATGAAGCTTTAAATGATATTATGAATTTACCTGTTGAACACCCTCAAGGTAAAAAATTCGTAACTAGACCTGAATATAAAGGAAAAATTAATTTTAGAAATGTAAGCTTTAAATATCCAAATGCTGATAATGAAACATTGTCTAATATATCTTTTAGTGTAGAACCAGGTGAAAAAGTTGCCATAATTGGTAAAATTGGTTCAGGAAAAACTACTATTCAAAAACTATTAGTTTCTTTATATGACCCAACTGAAGGTTCAATTTTAATTGATAATATTGATATCAAACAATTAGATCCTTCAGAACTGCGAAAACATATTGCTTATGTATCTCAGGATGTATTATTGTTTGATGGTACTGTTAAAGAAAATATAGTTTATAGAACTCCAAATATTGATGATGAAAAAATACTTGAAGCGGCTAGAATTAGTGGTGTTTTAGATTTTGTTAATAAACATCCAAAGGGATTTGATATGCCTGTTGGAGAGAGAGGTTCATTCCTTTCTGGTGGTCAAAAACAAGCAATATCAATTGCTAGATCAATTTTATTACCTTATCCAATTGTATTATTTGATGAACCAACAAGTTCAATGGATACTTCTTCTGAAAATAGATTTATCAATAGTATTAGAAATTATCAAGAAAATAAAACTGTTATTCTTGTTACTCATAAAACTTCATTATTAAAACTTGTGGATAGAATAATTGTTGTTGAAGATGGGCAAATTGTCTTAGACGGTAAAAAAGATATTATTATCAATAAACTAAATAATAAAAAATAA